A window from Erythrobacter sp. YJ-T3-07 encodes these proteins:
- a CDS encoding acyltransferase family protein, whose protein sequence is MRLFAASEVALKHMLLHLELGAGWVERLSILPGVPIFFFVSGLLIFQSYRNSGDLGTFAMNRIYRLFPGLLLCLLVGILLAAALGALTVDEILSPTFAIWVIAQSTIGQFFNPEFLRDFGVGVLNGSLWTVSVEIQFYIATPIIALLVLRWPILWAVGLVTSILFNIALGAMAPDTIGAKLLMVTFLPWIYMFIGGAWLSTRRDIIDRLVALSWLQVLAIFAGSIAISWLIDVPFTGNDIGPIAFIGVVVVVMKAAYARPTLSDSLLRRNDLSYGIYIYHMLFVNAAVEMGWIGTGWGLAAVILATVGAAAVSWFFFEKKALAMKRKSIRRVDPREPKAHW, encoded by the coding sequence ATCCGTCTCTTCGCTGCGTCCGAAGTGGCGCTCAAACACATGCTCCTGCATCTGGAACTGGGCGCGGGGTGGGTCGAACGACTGAGCATCCTGCCGGGCGTGCCGATCTTCTTCTTCGTCAGCGGGCTGCTCATCTTCCAGTCTTACCGCAATAGCGGGGACCTCGGCACCTTTGCGATGAACCGCATCTACCGCCTGTTCCCGGGATTGCTTCTGTGCCTGCTGGTGGGAATACTGCTCGCCGCGGCGCTGGGCGCGCTGACGGTGGACGAGATTCTCTCTCCGACATTCGCGATCTGGGTGATCGCCCAGTCGACCATCGGACAGTTCTTCAATCCGGAATTTCTGCGCGATTTCGGCGTCGGGGTGCTGAACGGCAGCCTGTGGACCGTCTCGGTCGAAATCCAGTTCTACATCGCCACGCCGATCATCGCGCTGCTGGTGCTGCGCTGGCCCATCCTGTGGGCCGTCGGCCTCGTCACTTCGATCCTGTTCAACATTGCGCTTGGCGCAATGGCACCCGACACGATCGGCGCGAAGCTGCTGATGGTGACGTTCCTGCCCTGGATTTACATGTTCATTGGCGGCGCATGGCTCTCGACCAGGCGGGACATCATCGACCGGCTGGTTGCGCTGTCCTGGCTGCAGGTCCTGGCGATCTTCGCCGGCTCGATCGCAATTTCCTGGCTGATCGACGTGCCCTTTACCGGCAACGACATTGGTCCGATCGCGTTTATCGGAGTGGTCGTGGTGGTGATGAAGGCGGCCTATGCGCGACCGACGCTGTCCGACAGTCTGCTGCGCCGCAACGATCTGTCCTACGGCATCTATATCTATCACATGCTTTTCGTGAACGCCGCGGTCGAGATGGGCTGGATCGGGACCGGTTGGGGGCTCGCCGCGGTGATTCTTGCAACGGTGGGTGCGGCGGCGGTTTCGTGGTTCTTCTTCGAGAAGAAGGCATTGGCAATGAAGCGAAAGTCGATCCGCAGGGTCGATCCGCGGGAGCCCAAGGCGCACTGGTGA
- a CDS encoding acyltransferase has protein sequence MTDKNPYFAHESAYVDEPSTIGAGTKIWHFSHVLPNTTIGENCVLGQNVVAGPDVTIGNNCKIQNNVSLYKGVELADGVFCGPSCVFTNVLTPRAEIERKSEFAPTPVGRGATIGANATVVCGHRIGDYAMIAAGAVVTKDVPDFALVAGVPAKRIGWVSRSGERLDETLVCPRTGEQYEYDASSDTLRLTQERA, from the coding sequence GTGACCGACAAGAATCCCTATTTCGCGCACGAAAGCGCCTATGTCGACGAGCCCAGCACGATCGGCGCGGGCACCAAGATCTGGCATTTCAGCCACGTGCTGCCCAACACCACGATTGGTGAGAACTGCGTGCTCGGCCAGAACGTGGTCGCCGGGCCCGACGTGACCATCGGCAATAACTGCAAGATCCAGAACAACGTCTCGCTCTACAAGGGTGTCGAGCTCGCCGACGGGGTGTTCTGCGGCCCGTCCTGCGTGTTCACCAACGTGCTGACCCCGCGTGCGGAGATCGAGCGCAAGTCCGAATTCGCCCCCACTCCTGTGGGCCGCGGCGCGACCATCGGGGCCAACGCGACCGTCGTGTGTGGCCACCGGATCGGCGATTATGCGATGATCGCAGCCGGTGCCGTGGTAACCAAGGACGTACCCGATTTCGCGCTGGTCGCGGGCGTTCCGGCAAAGCGGATCGGCTGGGTCTCCCGCTCGGGCGAGCGTCTCGACGAAACGCTGGTATGCCCGCGCACGGGCGAGCAATACGAATATGACGCGAGCAGCGACACACTCCGGCTGACGCAAGAAAGGGCCTGA
- a CDS encoding DegT/DnrJ/EryC1/StrS aminotransferase family protein, with amino-acid sequence MQFIDLAAQQQRIRPALDARIAAVLDHGKYIMGPEVAELEGKLAEFCGAKHALGCANGTDALQLALMALAAGPGDAVFCPTFTFASTAEVVPMTGATPVFVDVDERTYNLDVESLKRAIAFAKAEGMKPAGVIPVDLFGLPADYDAIEAVAQENGMWIVGDSAQGFGADYNGRRTGSIGTIATTSFFPAKPLGCYGDGGAVFTDDDELRALLDSYRVHGKGTHKYDNERIGLNSRLDTLQAAILLEKLAIYEDEIEARQVVANRYTDALGDLLITPHVPNGCRSVWAQYTVRTRDGSGRDAVMATLKEHGVPSMVYYPRPLHQQTAYSSFPGDPEGLATSERMANEVFSLPMHPYMDEGTQAQVIEALRAAVVPA; translated from the coding sequence ATGCAATTCATCGATCTCGCCGCGCAGCAGCAGCGCATCCGGCCTGCTCTCGACGCGCGCATCGCCGCCGTGCTCGATCACGGCAAATATATCATGGGCCCCGAAGTGGCCGAGCTTGAAGGCAAGCTCGCCGAATTCTGCGGCGCGAAGCATGCGCTGGGCTGTGCCAACGGCACCGACGCGCTGCAGCTGGCGCTGATGGCGCTGGCCGCGGGGCCTGGCGACGCGGTGTTCTGCCCCACCTTTACCTTCGCCTCCACCGCCGAAGTCGTGCCGATGACCGGGGCGACCCCGGTGTTCGTCGATGTCGACGAGCGGACCTACAACCTCGATGTCGAAAGCCTGAAACGGGCGATCGCCTTCGCCAAGGCGGAGGGGATGAAGCCCGCCGGTGTGATCCCGGTCGACCTGTTCGGCCTGCCCGCCGACTACGACGCGATCGAAGCGGTCGCGCAGGAAAACGGCATGTGGATCGTCGGCGACTCGGCACAAGGCTTCGGCGCGGACTACAATGGCCGCCGGACCGGCTCGATCGGGACCATCGCAACCACCAGCTTCTTCCCGGCCAAGCCGCTCGGCTGCTACGGCGACGGCGGTGCGGTGTTCACCGATGACGACGAACTGCGCGCGCTGCTCGATTCCTACCGCGTGCACGGCAAGGGCACGCACAAGTACGATAACGAGCGCATCGGCCTCAACTCGCGGCTCGACACGCTGCAGGCGGCGATCCTCCTGGAAAAGCTGGCGATCTACGAGGACGAGATCGAAGCCCGCCAGGTGGTCGCCAACCGCTATACCGATGCGCTGGGCGACCTGCTGATCACCCCGCACGTGCCCAATGGCTGCCGTTCGGTGTGGGCGCAGTACACCGTGCGCACCCGTGATGGTTCGGGCCGCGATGCGGTGATGGCGACGCTGAAGGAACACGGCGTTCCTTCCATGGTCTACTACCCGCGCCCGCTGCACCAGCAGACCGCCTATTCCTCCTTCCCCGGCGACCCCGAAGGGCTCGCCACGTCGGAGCGGATGGCCAACGAGGTCTTCAGCCTGCCGATGCACCCCTACATGGACGAAGGCACGCAGGCGCAGGTAATCGAGGCGTTGCGCGCGGCGGTCGTGCCCGCCTGA
- the hisH gene encoding imidazole glycerol phosphate synthase subunit HisH: protein MITIVDYGLGNIAAFLNMYKRLNIPARAVQTAAELATAERIVLPGVGAFDYAMDLLDASGMRETLDEMVTQKKVPVVGICVGMQILLDGSDEGTRAGLGWVPGRTRAFASRNDMEGLPLPHMGWNDVTPGNGRVLFDALDEDPRFYFLHSYYVEPAEQSDVAATAHYGFDFACAINRENVWGVQFHPEKSHHFGAAVLKSFAEL, encoded by the coding sequence TTGATCACGATCGTCGACTACGGCCTCGGCAATATCGCCGCCTTCCTGAACATGTACAAGCGCCTGAACATTCCGGCGCGGGCGGTTCAGACGGCGGCGGAGCTGGCAACGGCGGAGCGGATCGTGCTCCCCGGCGTGGGCGCGTTCGACTATGCGATGGACCTGCTCGATGCATCGGGCATGCGCGAAACGCTCGACGAGATGGTGACGCAGAAGAAAGTCCCCGTCGTGGGCATCTGCGTCGGCATGCAAATCCTCCTCGATGGCAGCGACGAGGGTACGCGCGCGGGGCTCGGCTGGGTGCCCGGGCGGACCCGTGCCTTTGCCTCGCGCAACGATATGGAAGGCCTGCCGCTGCCGCACATGGGCTGGAACGACGTGACGCCGGGCAACGGGCGCGTGCTGTTCGATGCGCTGGACGAAGATCCTCGGTTCTACTTCCTCCATTCCTACTACGTCGAGCCGGCCGAGCAGTCCGATGTCGCGGCGACCGCGCATTACGGGTTCGACTTCGCCTGCGCGATCAATCGCGAAAACGTGTGGGGCGTGCAGTTCCACCCGGAAAAGAGCCACCATTTCGGCGCCGCCGTGCTGAAGAGCTTTGCGGAGCTGTAA
- a CDS encoding Gfo/Idh/MocA family protein encodes MSSTRIAQIGVGHWGKNLARNYAQLGALAAVADYHAPTAERIAQEHGTEARSFEDILADESIDGVSLATPAETHADMAVAALEAGKHVYVEKPLALLPADGERMAVKAQETGRVLMVGHLLQYHPIFLKAKDLVADGAIGALRYVYSNRLSFGKFRTEENVFWSFAPHDISMLLGIVGEAPSAVTAEGAAWVTPGLADWCIAHLQFPGGVRGHVHSSWAHPYKEHRLVLVGDEGMIVFEDSEPEWDKRLALYRHSIDRSGPAPAAVKADPEYVAVEQGEPLRSECQHFIDCIEQGVQPRTDAAEGLRVLDVLDRAEAALQASLGETK; translated from the coding sequence ATGAGCAGCACGCGCATCGCCCAGATCGGCGTCGGCCACTGGGGCAAGAACCTTGCGCGCAATTACGCGCAGCTCGGCGCGCTGGCGGCGGTGGCGGACTATCACGCGCCGACCGCAGAGCGGATTGCGCAGGAGCATGGGACCGAGGCGCGCAGCTTCGAGGATATCCTCGCTGACGAGAGCATCGATGGCGTGTCGCTGGCGACGCCTGCGGAAACCCATGCCGACATGGCGGTTGCTGCGCTCGAGGCGGGCAAGCACGTCTATGTCGAAAAGCCCCTCGCGCTGCTGCCTGCCGATGGCGAGCGGATGGCGGTCAAGGCGCAGGAGACCGGGCGGGTGCTGATGGTCGGCCATCTGCTGCAATATCACCCGATCTTCCTCAAGGCGAAGGATCTGGTGGCGGACGGCGCGATCGGCGCGCTGCGCTATGTCTATTCCAACCGCCTCAGCTTCGGGAAATTCCGGACCGAGGAAAACGTGTTCTGGTCTTTCGCGCCGCACGATATTTCGATGCTGCTCGGCATCGTCGGCGAAGCGCCGAGCGCGGTGACGGCCGAAGGCGCGGCCTGGGTAACCCCGGGGCTGGCCGACTGGTGCATCGCGCATCTGCAGTTTCCCGGCGGTGTGCGCGGGCATGTGCACAGTTCCTGGGCGCACCCGTACAAGGAACATCGCCTGGTTCTGGTCGGTGACGAGGGCATGATCGTGTTCGAGGACAGCGAGCCCGAGTGGGACAAGCGCCTTGCGCTCTACCGCCATTCGATCGACCGCTCCGGCCCGGCACCCGCCGCGGTCAAGGCCGATCCCGAATATGTCGCGGTCGAGCAGGGCGAGCCGTTGCGCTCCGAATGCCAGCACTTCATCGACTGTATCGAGCAGGGCGTGCAGCCGCGCACCGATGCGGCCGAGGGGCTGCGGGTGCTCGATGTGCTCGATCGCGCGGAGGCGGCGCTGCAGGCCTCGCTGGGAGAAACCAAGTGA
- a CDS encoding polysaccharide biosynthesis protein, whose protein sequence is MFTDKTLLITGGTGSFGNATLRRFLDSDIKEIRIFSRDEKKQDDMRKAYASDRLKFYLGDVRDEASVSAAMRGVDYVFHAAALKQVPSCEFYPMQAVKTNVMGTENVLRSAIDAGVERVVCLSTDKAVYPINAMGISKAMMEKVMVASSRNLEGFDTTICGTRYGNVMASRGSVIPLFVRQMLDGKPITITDENMTRFMMTLDDAIELVLYAFEHGNNGDIFVQKAPGATVAILAEALRQLLGKPDHEIRIIGTRHGEKLHESLLSREERAVAEDLGEYYRVPPDGRDLNYEKFVDEGEKRLSTGEEYNSHNTHQLDVEGMKQLLMKLPFIVRLVNGEDAEMELLG, encoded by the coding sequence ATGTTTACCGACAAGACCCTGCTGATCACGGGCGGGACCGGCTCTTTCGGCAATGCCACGCTGCGCCGGTTCCTCGATTCCGACATCAAGGAAATCCGCATCTTCTCGCGCGACGAGAAGAAGCAGGACGATATGCGCAAGGCCTATGCCAGCGACCGGCTGAAGTTCTATCTCGGCGATGTGCGCGACGAGGCGAGCGTTTCCGCCGCGATGCGCGGGGTCGACTACGTCTTCCACGCGGCTGCGCTGAAGCAGGTGCCGAGCTGTGAATTCTACCCCATGCAGGCGGTCAAGACCAACGTGATGGGCACGGAGAACGTGCTGCGCAGCGCGATCGATGCCGGGGTCGAACGGGTTGTCTGTCTGTCGACCGACAAGGCGGTCTACCCGATCAACGCGATGGGCATTTCCAAGGCGATGATGGAAAAGGTCATGGTCGCCTCCTCGCGCAATCTCGAAGGGTTCGACACGACCATCTGCGGCACCCGCTATGGCAATGTGATGGCCTCGCGCGGGTCGGTCATCCCGCTGTTCGTGCGCCAGATGCTCGACGGCAAGCCGATCACCATCACCGACGAGAACATGACCCGCTTCATGATGACGCTCGACGATGCGATCGAGCTGGTTCTCTACGCCTTCGAACATGGCAATAATGGCGATATCTTCGTCCAGAAGGCACCCGGCGCGACGGTCGCAATCCTCGCCGAGGCACTGCGCCAGCTGCTTGGCAAGCCGGACCACGAGATCCGCATCATCGGCACCCGCCATGGCGAGAAGCTGCATGAATCGCTGCTCAGCCGCGAAGAGCGTGCGGTGGCCGAGGATCTGGGCGAATATTACCGCGTGCCTCCCGACGGGCGCGACCTCAACTACGAAAAGTTCGTCGACGAGGGCGAGAAGCGCCTGAGCACGGGCGAGGAATACAACTCGCACAACACCCACCAGCTCGATGTCGAGGGGATGAAGCAGTTGCTGATGAAGCTGCCCTTCATCGTCCGGCTGGTGAACGGCGAAGACGCCGAGATGGAGCTGCTGGGATGA
- a CDS encoding AglZ/HisF2 family acetamidino modification protein, giving the protein MLRPRIIPCLLVHEGGLVKTVGFGNPKYVGDPINAVKIFNEKESDELIVVDIDASVTGAEPDFQMIAHLAAECRMPLCYGGGVKTAAQAKRIVSLGVEKVAVSAAAAERPALIGEMANEVGRQSVVTVIDYKKRRLRGGYEMVTHNATRNAKRDPVEFAIEAEAQGAGEIVLNSIDNDGKMTGYDLTLAKQLREKVDVPITILGGAGSLDDIAEAIREMGIIGLAAGSLFVFKGKLRAVLISYPQPDAKEQLIRDAMAARGQA; this is encoded by the coding sequence ATGCTGCGTCCCCGGATCATCCCCTGCCTGCTGGTGCACGAAGGCGGTCTCGTGAAGACGGTCGGCTTCGGCAACCCGAAATATGTCGGCGACCCGATCAATGCGGTGAAGATCTTCAACGAGAAGGAAAGCGATGAGCTGATCGTCGTCGATATCGACGCGAGCGTGACCGGCGCGGAGCCCGATTTCCAGATGATCGCGCATCTCGCCGCCGAATGCCGGATGCCGCTGTGCTATGGCGGCGGCGTTAAGACTGCGGCGCAGGCCAAGCGGATCGTCAGCCTGGGCGTGGAAAAGGTCGCGGTCAGCGCCGCAGCGGCCGAGCGCCCGGCACTGATCGGCGAAATGGCCAACGAGGTCGGTCGCCAGAGCGTGGTCACCGTGATCGACTACAAGAAGCGGCGGCTGCGTGGCGGCTACGAAATGGTCACCCACAATGCGACCCGCAACGCCAAGCGCGATCCCGTGGAATTCGCGATCGAAGCCGAGGCGCAGGGCGCGGGCGAGATCGTGCTCAACTCGATCGACAATGACGGCAAGATGACCGGTTACGACCTGACGCTGGCCAAGCAGCTGCGCGAGAAGGTCGACGTGCCGATCACCATTCTGGGCGGCGCGGGCTCGCTCGACGATATTGCCGAGGCGATCCGCGAAATGGGCATCATCGGCCTCGCGGCGGGCAGCCTGTTCGTGTTCAAGGGCAAGCTGCGTGCGGTGCTGATCAGCTATCCGCAGCCCGATGCCAAGGAACAACTCATCCGCGACGCCATGGCGGCGCGCGGACAAGCGTAA
- a CDS encoding N-acetyl sugar amidotransferase produces MSETPAKARPYQICTNCIMDTSDSKIVFDENGVCEYCNNYYSNILPHWHTDERGEREIMAQIEKIKRDGKGKDHDCLIGLSGGVDSSYVVHHAKEKFGLRPLLYHVDAGWNSQQAVNNIEKLVDGLDLDLYTEVVNWPEMRDLQLAFFKAQVPHLDTPQDHAFFAGLYNFAAKNKVKYILTGANYSTECVREPLEWHYHASDLRQLKDIHKRFGTRPLKTFPLAGIFKFKLYYRYVLGVQVVKPLNYMPYYKEQAIEELVGIYGWQRYAHKHYESRFTRFYEGFWLPSKFGYDKRRAHFSSLILTEQMTREEALEKIAIPAYTPEQIAEDFEYIATKLGISVEELQALHDGPNKTHFDYKNNTGMIDLGTRVMRLLGMQRAVMR; encoded by the coding sequence ATGTCCGAGACCCCCGCCAAAGCGCGGCCTTACCAGATATGCACCAATTGCATCATGGACACGAGCGATTCGAAGATCGTGTTCGACGAGAATGGTGTGTGCGAATACTGTAACAATTATTACAGTAATATTCTGCCCCACTGGCACACCGACGAGCGTGGCGAGCGCGAGATCATGGCGCAGATCGAGAAGATCAAGCGCGACGGCAAGGGCAAGGACCACGACTGCCTGATCGGCCTCTCCGGCGGGGTCGATTCCAGCTACGTCGTCCACCACGCGAAGGAAAAGTTCGGCCTGCGCCCGCTGCTCTACCACGTGGATGCTGGCTGGAACTCGCAGCAGGCGGTCAACAATATCGAAAAGCTGGTCGATGGCCTCGACCTCGACCTGTACACAGAGGTCGTCAACTGGCCCGAGATGCGCGATCTCCAGCTGGCCTTCTTCAAGGCGCAGGTGCCGCATCTCGACACGCCGCAGGATCACGCCTTCTTCGCCGGGCTTTACAACTTCGCGGCCAAGAACAAGGTCAAGTACATCCTGACCGGTGCGAACTACTCGACCGAATGCGTGCGCGAGCCGCTCGAGTGGCATTATCACGCCTCCGACCTGCGCCAGCTGAAGGACATCCACAAACGCTTCGGCACGCGCCCGCTCAAGACCTTCCCGCTCGCCGGGATCTTCAAGTTCAAGCTCTACTACCGCTACGTCCTCGGCGTGCAGGTGGTGAAGCCGCTGAACTACATGCCCTACTACAAGGAGCAGGCGATCGAGGAGCTGGTCGGGATCTACGGCTGGCAGCGCTACGCCCACAAGCACTATGAATCGCGCTTCACGCGGTTCTACGAAGGCTTCTGGCTGCCCAGCAAGTTCGGTTACGACAAGCGCCGGGCGCACTTCTCGTCGCTGATCCTGACCGAACAGATGACCCGCGAGGAAGCGCTCGAGAAGATCGCGATTCCCGCCTACACGCCGGAGCAGATCGCCGAAGACTTCGAATATATCGCGACCAAGCTGGGCATCTCCGTCGAAGAACTGCAGGCGCTGCACGACGGGCCCAACAAGACGCACTTCGATTACAAGAACAACACCGGTATGATCGACCTGGGTACGCGCGTGATGCGCCTGCTCGGCATGCAGCGAGCGGTGATGCGTTGA
- a CDS encoding lipopolysaccharide biosynthesis protein, whose protein sequence is MLAAIKGRLAHISSQGIVRATGILVGGTVAGNLITAASLPVVTRLYTPEQMSVLAVFASILQTLYVSICLRFDIALPMPEADEDAVNLLAIGASFCVLLSALTGMVLMFVPHAVYAQYGYPLLADLIWLLPPALALAGLYSLMQMWFVRRKAFGAIARSRLIQSAGSASTQIGLGFAHVGAVGLILGYAFNTGAGSVLLGVRFLRREWELTKATRLARMRQLFTEYRRFPVFSAPEALAQTAGWQLPIILIAGFAIGPEAGFLTLAMFVIQAPMSLLGNALAQVYLSEAPDKNREGMLGAFTIKIIGGLLKIGVGPLIALGIVSPAAFAFVFGPDWARAGTLVLWLTPWFALQLLVAPVSMALHVTSHQRLALITQLFGLVLRLGLVAGVGLWMPRVISEAYAVSGAIFYLVYLLVVLHVVGARVGDLLGELRKALLPIVAFIVLGIIGAFVAHWLDTIL, encoded by the coding sequence ATGCTGGCCGCGATCAAGGGGCGCCTTGCGCATATCTCGAGCCAGGGCATCGTGCGCGCGACCGGCATCCTCGTCGGCGGGACGGTCGCGGGCAACCTGATCACCGCAGCCTCGCTGCCGGTGGTCACGCGGCTCTATACGCCTGAGCAGATGAGCGTGCTGGCGGTCTTCGCCAGCATCCTGCAAACGCTATACGTCTCGATCTGTCTGCGCTTCGACATTGCGCTGCCGATGCCCGAGGCGGACGAGGATGCGGTCAATCTGCTCGCGATCGGGGCCTCGTTCTGCGTCCTGCTTTCGGCGCTGACCGGCATGGTCCTGATGTTCGTGCCGCATGCGGTCTATGCGCAGTACGGGTATCCGCTGCTGGCGGACCTGATCTGGTTGCTCCCCCCGGCGCTCGCGCTCGCGGGGCTCTACAGCCTGATGCAAATGTGGTTCGTGCGTCGCAAGGCGTTCGGCGCGATCGCGCGTTCACGGCTGATCCAGTCGGCGGGCAGCGCGTCGACCCAGATCGGTCTCGGTTTCGCGCATGTGGGCGCGGTCGGTCTGATCCTGGGCTATGCGTTCAACACCGGCGCTGGGTCCGTCCTCCTGGGCGTGCGCTTCCTGCGCCGCGAATGGGAGCTGACGAAGGCGACGCGACTCGCGCGGATGCGCCAGCTGTTCACCGAATACCGTCGCTTTCCAGTCTTCTCCGCGCCCGAGGCGCTGGCCCAGACGGCCGGCTGGCAACTGCCCATCATCCTGATCGCGGGCTTTGCCATCGGTCCGGAGGCAGGGTTCCTGACGCTGGCGATGTTCGTGATCCAGGCCCCGATGTCGCTGCTGGGCAATGCGCTGGCGCAGGTCTACCTCTCCGAAGCGCCGGACAAGAACCGCGAGGGTATGCTCGGCGCTTTCACGATCAAGATCATCGGCGGCCTGCTCAAGATCGGGGTCGGGCCGCTCATCGCACTGGGGATCGTTTCGCCCGCGGCCTTCGCCTTCGTGTTCGGTCCGGATTGGGCGCGCGCAGGCACGCTGGTCCTGTGGCTGACACCCTGGTTCGCGCTGCAATTGCTGGTCGCGCCGGTATCGATGGCGCTGCACGTCACGAGCCATCAGCGCCTCGCGCTGATTACCCAGCTGTTCGGCCTTGTGCTCAGGCTGGGTCTGGTCGCCGGGGTCGGGCTGTGGATGCCGCGGGTGATATCGGAAGCCTATGCGGTGTCGGGCGCGATCTTCTATCTCGTCTATCTGCTGGTCGTCCTGCATGTCGTTGGCGCGCGCGTGGGCGATCTGCTGGGCGAGCTTCGCAAGGCACTGCTGCCGATCGTGGCCTTCATCGTGCTTGGCATCATCGGCGCGTTCGTGGCCCACTGGCTGGATACCATCCTGTGA
- a CDS encoding glycosyltransferase family 4 protein — translation MRIFMLCDFFNEELEYQENHLVDYYRRHGHEVIVVCSLYENVFDYYTDKKVDGPARDYEVNGARIVKLPYRYNILNRLRAYPKIDGLLEEFAPDLIFVHDIMLNLPECIAYVKRHPQTRMIMDYHADYANSGKNWLSLKVLHGVIRKRFLDRARPHLSMIYPIVPAGIDFLNEVYRVPREEMTLLPLGTDLEYGAKIAASGAGAAIRQELAIPEDHFVVFTGGKLTPSKRTETLIEAVNTLNREDLHVLVAGAAGPNEAEYFAGLEQLAKGNPRIHFRGWQDKEGVYRHLDAADIAVFPASQSILWQQSIGMGLPVIVGDRSEFMPPSDATYLNRHDNLIVLDHEEETAPQIAQLLRGLTEDRERLAQMAEGARRTADEMLDWNKLIEETLRHNRVTGVE, via the coding sequence ATGCGGATCTTCATGCTGTGCGACTTCTTCAACGAAGAACTCGAATACCAGGAGAACCATCTCGTCGACTACTATCGTCGGCACGGCCACGAGGTGATCGTGGTGTGCTCGCTCTACGAGAACGTGTTCGACTATTACACCGACAAGAAGGTCGACGGCCCTGCTCGTGATTACGAGGTCAACGGTGCGCGGATCGTCAAGCTTCCGTACCGCTACAACATCCTCAATCGCCTGCGCGCCTATCCGAAGATCGATGGTCTGCTCGAGGAATTCGCGCCCGACCTGATCTTCGTCCACGACATCATGCTGAACCTGCCGGAATGCATCGCCTATGTGAAACGGCACCCGCAGACCAGGATGATCATGGATTATCATGCGGACTACGCGAACAGTGGCAAGAACTGGCTGTCGCTCAAGGTCCTGCACGGCGTCATCCGCAAGCGCTTCCTCGACAGGGCGCGGCCGCACCTGTCGATGATCTATCCGATCGTTCCGGCAGGCATCGACTTCCTCAACGAGGTCTACCGCGTCCCGCGTGAGGAAATGACCCTGCTGCCGCTGGGCACCGATCTCGAATATGGTGCGAAGATCGCCGCTTCGGGCGCGGGTGCGGCGATCCGCCAGGAGCTCGCGATTCCGGAGGATCATTTCGTCGTCTTCACGGGCGGCAAGCTGACCCCGTCGAAGCGGACCGAAACGCTGATCGAGGCGGTCAACACGCTGAACCGCGAGGATCTCCACGTGCTCGTCGCGGGCGCGGCGGGACCGAACGAGGCGGAGTATTTCGCCGGGCTGGAACAGCTGGCGAAGGGCAATCCACGCATCCATTTTCGCGGCTGGCAGGACAAGGAGGGCGTCTATCGACACCTCGACGCCGCCGATATCGCAGTGTTTCCCGCCAGCCAGTCGATCCTGTGGCAGCAGTCGATCGGGATGGGCCTGCCGGTGATCGTGGGCGACCGGTCCGAATTCATGCCGCCTTCCGATGCGACCTATCTCAACCGCCACGACAACCTGATCGTCCTCGACCACGAGGAGGAGACCGCGCCCCAGATCGCCCAGCTGCTGCGCGGCCTGACGGAGGATCGCGAGAGGCTTGCGCAGATGGCCGAAGGGGCCAGGCGCACGGCGGATGAGATGCTTGACTGGAACAAGCTGATCGAAGAAACCCTGCGTCATAACAGGGTGACGGGGGTGGAATGA